The stretch of DNA ATTTGTTTAATTCTGTCAGTACCAAACCGCATAGAAGTTAGCATTTTTGGTAAATCTTCTAAAATAAATTCAATATCTAAATCTGTAGCGTATTCATCAATTTCGGCAGCAGGTTGAGGATAATATTTTTGATATAGATTGAGCAAGGAAAGTAATCCTTCTATATATTCAGTGAGATGAGTAATATTGCCATGAATAAAGTTAACTGGATTATTAATTTCATGGGCAACTCCCGCAACTAATCCCCCCAGAGACGACATTTTTTCATTTTGAATCATGCGAAGTTGAGATTGTTTAAGTTGCTCCATTGTTTTGGCAAGTTCAGCAGTTCGTTTTTCCACTCGCTGTTCTAATAGTTCGTTCGATTTCTTCAATTGTCTTTGCTCAAAAGCCTGAACTCGCCAAAGAATCGCCAACATTGTAACAGCCATTGCAGCAATTACTAGAGCAATGATATCCAGCGATCTCAATTGAGATTCAATATTTTCTCTAGGAATAACTAGTCCTACCGACCAATCGACTTCTCGTAAAGGCAAATAAGCAACATACTGAAGCTCTTTCCCGATCTCTAATAATTCCATGCCCTCCTGCTTTTTTTGCATTCGCTCCTGCACGGTAACTAGCTTTTGAATTCCTAATTGTTGCGCTTGCCAAGGAGCGGAATTTTTAGTGAACTTGTAGTTAGGATGAGACATAAGCCGTCCTTGCGAATCAATCACAAAAGCATAGCTACCTTGACCATATTGCAAGTTACTAACTACCTGGTTAATGCGTTCTAATCGAACTTGACTGTAGATCGTACCAATTGGTTTACTATCGATGTCAAAATTGCGTCGAATTGGAGAAATAATAGCAATTGTGGGAGTTTGATTAATTCGACTGAGAGCCGGATCGCTCACATTAGTTAGCCCAGTCATTGCCTTTTGAAAAAAGGGACGATCGGCAATACTAGTAGGCGTTGCTCCGATCGCATTACGCCAGCCATCAGGTCTGGCGATCGCAAAACCATAAACATCACTAAACCGTAAAACCTCTGATTTCAAATAAGGCTCTGTACTCGCCCAATCCATTGATTTAACTAAAGTTGTATTAGCCAGAGTTTGCACATGAATTTTTTGAGCAGAAAGCCAATGATCCAAGCTTTCTTGCCCCTGCTGGACTTCCAAGAAAGCATTTTTCTTTAAAGTATCCAGCATTGCATTCCTAACAAGTTGGTAGCTATAGTAAGCTCCACAACTTGCTAATAAAGTGATTGTGGCAATCAACAAACGCATCAATAAACTGCGTTTATAAGATACTACTTTTTCTTCGGCAAAACATGACATAAGTAATAAGCTGGAAAACATAAGAAAATAAATCACTCACGTTAAGAGTTTAAATTCTGAATCGGACGATCGCCAGGGAGGAGAGGTTGTTGGGGTAAATTATCAAATGTCATCTTGAACCAATATTCCTGGAGTTTTTCCAGTTCACCTTGCTCTCTCTGTCTTAGTAAAAACTGATTTAAAACATCTAATAATTCCTGATTACCTCGCTTGACTGCCCAAGCTGCATAAGACTTACGACTTACTCTTTTGCCTAATTCAAAAATGGCAGGTTTCTCATCCACCAAAACCGAAAGGGACACAATGTTATTTAAGACAACATCTATTGTTTTATCGATTAAGTCTTGATAAGCTTCAGCATAGCTTCGGTACTGCTTAACTGCACCCAATGTACCCCCTTGTTTTTTCAATTCTGCTACTAAATCGGGAATGGCAGCCAGAGAAATTCCTCCCTGTTTTACTCCCAACGTCTTACCAGAAAGAGATTGAATTTTCTGAATCGAGGTGTCATCTTTGCGTTTCAGGTAGGCAATAGTTGATTCTGCGATCGGAGTAGTAAAGCTGACTAACTTAGCCCTTTCATCAGTGATTCCAGCAGCAGTCAAAGCAACATCGTATTTCTCTGCTAATATACCTGGTAAAATTTTCTGCCAAGGAACAATTTCCTGGCGAATCTCAAAGGGAACTTCTTGCCTTAACCGAGTCAGTAATACATTATCGAAGCCTGTAGGTTTGCCATTCAACAAAAACTCAAAAGGAGGGTAATCCTCTTCTGTCGCTACCAGTAAGTATCCCCGCTTTTTGATTTGCTTTAATAAAGTGTTGCTAATCTTTAGAGTGGAAGTGCTGGCACTGTTTTGAATACACCCCTGAATGCTTGCTGTGAGAAGAAAACTAGTTCCAGCTTGTAGGATAAAACGTCTACGAATACTCATGATTGAATTTACCTGGATTTGGTACACAGATCCCCGACTTCTTAAAGAAGTCGGGGATCTCGCTGGCAGTCTTAGATTATGAAAGATTCATAAATGTCTCCTCAGAACCATTAGGATCGATCGCCTAACTAAGTATTTATTAGGATGCTTTACTGATTAGATTTTTAGTAAAAATCACTAATTTCAATACAAGAACACACTTGCGTTATAGCATATATCCAAGTAGGAAAAAAATGTGAGAATTACGGAAACAATTTTGCTACACTAGGCTTAGTTACTTTCCCCATCGCGTTGCGAGGTAATTCTTCCACAAAAATTATTTTGCTAGGAACTTTGTAAATAGCTAATCGTTCTTTTGCCCAACTTCTAAGAGTTTCCAAACTTAAATCGTTCCCTAATTTTAATACCAAAGCTGCACAAACTCTCTCACCCCATTCGGCATCTTCCACTCCCACAACTGCACAATCTAAAATACCTGAATGAGTGCGTAAAACTTCCTCAATTTCCAAAGCCGAAACTTTATAACCGCCAGTTTTAATAATATCAACACTAATTCGACCTAAAATGCGATAATTCTCATTTTCAACAACTGCCAAATCGCCCGTACAAAACCAACCATCACGAAATGCTTTAATAGTAGCTTCTGGTTTTTGCCAATATTCCAGAAACACAGTTGCCCCTTTAACTTGAATTTCTCCCGGAGTTCCCGAAGTTACTGCTTCCCCGTTTTCATCTACTAATCTAACTTCTACTTGCGGCAAAGGTTTTCCCACATATCCCGCCAATCTTTCACCTTTTAAAGGATTAGATAAAGCCATGCCAATTTCGGTCATTCCGTAACGTTCCAAGAGAAAATGACCGCTAATATTTTGCCATTTTTCTAATACTTGAACGGGTAAAGCTGCCGATCCTGAAACCATTAATCGCATTTTAGCGCAACCAGCGGAGATTCTTTTTTGTCGATCGCCATCTGCCTTTTCCCAAGCGGCAATTAACTTAACATAAATTGTCGGTACAGCCATAAATAAAGTTAAGTCACCTTCACTGATGCGATCGCAAACAACCTCCGCATCAAACTTAGGTAGAATATGACATTCTGCACCACTCCACAAAGCACAAGTGAGCACGTTAATAATGCCATGAATGTGATGTAAAGGTAAGACGTGCAAAATGCGATCGTCCTCTGTCCATCCCCAAGCCGAAACTAAACTTGTTACTTGCGCTTCAATATTTTTATGTGTAGTAACAACGCCTTTGGGTTTTCCAGTTGTCCCGCTAGTATAAAGGATTAATGCTCGTCTGGTAAGCTCAATTTTTGGCAGCAAACTAACTTGTTCTGGCAAAGTTTCCGAAGTTAAAATAAATCTGATATTTCTCTCTTCAGCTATGGGACGTAATAGATTTTCAAAACTCGGATGTGCAATAATAATTGATGCACCTGAATCGGAAATCACATAATCTAACTCAGGTTTGGGGTGAGAAACACATAAAGGTACAGCGATTCCACCCGCACGCCAAATCCCCCATTGTGTAGCGACATATTGAAATCCCGAAGGTATGAGAAAAGCAACTCGCTGTTCTTGTAAATCTGCAATATTATCTAAAAGTTTAGTCGCAATTTTAGCCGAATTTTCCAGCAAATCCTGATAAGTAAAAGTTCCTTCAGTGGCGACAATTGCGGTTTTGGTTGGGTTTTGGTTTGCGCGATCGATCGGTGGAAGATTCACGTTAGTTAATCAGTTTATTTTAGTAATATAAAGAATAGCATTGTTCATGCGAAATATTCCGTTTAACATAAGGAATGATTCTCCCTTAAATGATTTCTTCTATTCACCTTATCAAACGCTCAAACTCAAGGCCATTTGGGTATTTAATCTTCAGCATCCGATCTGGATGATCGTGAATTTTACTTTTTTTCTCAAAGCGTGTTTGTGTTTTGGAAATGCTGATGTGTCCGATACTGACAAATAGATATTGATAATCATCAAGGAAGTTATGTTTAGGCCAGAATGCTTTGCCAATTTCTTTGCAATAGGCAACAAAACACTGCGCTCCTTTAAGTTGCTGGATAATGTTTTTTTCCAAGTCTTTCTGTTTCTTCATCTCAATGCAAAGGATAATTTTTTCTGTGTCAGCATTCGTAATGATGACGAAATCTGCTCGCTTGCATTCACCTTTTTCGCCATTAAAAACTTGTCTTGGCACTACGAAAGAATCTACATTAATAATAATAACTTCATCCTCTTTGGGCATTCCATCAATAATTACAGAGTAATTATACTGAGGTTCTGTGAGTGTGACTGAATATTTTAAACGCTTTCCTTCTTGTCGCTCTTTTAGTGGTACCATAGCATCTTTTTTGATCATCTCTTTGAGGATAGCAATATCAGACATTACTCCTTACCCCAGACGATCGCTTCTTGAATCCGGTTCATTGTTTCAATGGTTGAATCAAAACTGCGGGCTTCAATACCCAATTCTGGGTCAATGTTTGCTGGTGTGAGGGTTTGGCATTTGGTTTTTCTATTTTTTCCTTCAAG from Phormidium ambiguum IAM M-71 encodes:
- a CDS encoding acyl-CoA synthetase, whose protein sequence is MNLPPIDRANQNPTKTAIVATEGTFTYQDLLENSAKIATKLLDNIADLQEQRVAFLIPSGFQYVATQWGIWRAGGIAVPLCVSHPKPELDYVISDSGASIIIAHPSFENLLRPIAEERNIRFILTSETLPEQVSLLPKIELTRRALILYTSGTTGKPKGVVTTHKNIEAQVTSLVSAWGWTEDDRILHVLPLHHIHGIINVLTCALWSGAECHILPKFDAEVVCDRISEGDLTLFMAVPTIYVKLIAAWEKADGDRQKRISAGCAKMRLMVSGSAALPVQVLEKWQNISGHFLLERYGMTEIGMALSNPLKGERLAGYVGKPLPQVEVRLVDENGEAVTSGTPGEIQVKGATVFLEYWQKPEATIKAFRDGWFCTGDLAVVENENYRILGRISVDIIKTGGYKVSALEIEEVLRTHSGILDCAVVGVEDAEWGERVCAALVLKLGNDLSLETLRSWAKERLAIYKVPSKIIFVEELPRNAMGKVTKPSVAKLFP
- a CDS encoding sensor histidine kinase, which produces MSCFAEEKVVSYKRSLLMRLLIATITLLASCGAYYSYQLVRNAMLDTLKKNAFLEVQQGQESLDHWLSAQKIHVQTLANTTLVKSMDWASTEPYLKSEVLRFSDVYGFAIARPDGWRNAIGATPTSIADRPFFQKAMTGLTNVSDPALSRINQTPTIAIISPIRRNFDIDSKPIGTIYSQVRLERINQVVSNLQYGQGSYAFVIDSQGRLMSHPNYKFTKNSAPWQAQQLGIQKLVTVQERMQKKQEGMELLEIGKELQYVAYLPLREVDWSVGLVIPRENIESQLRSLDIIALVIAAMAVTMLAILWRVQAFEQRQLKKSNELLEQRVEKRTAELAKTMEQLKQSQLRMIQNEKMSSLGGLVAGVAHEINNPVNFIHGNITHLTEYIEGLLSLLNLYQKYYPQPAAEIDEYATDLDIEFILEDLPKMLTSMRFGTDRIKQIVLSLRNFSRLDESEVKPVDLHEGIDNTLLILQHRLKATPHLSAVQIIKEYGELPLVNCYASQLNQVFMNILSNALDALEEQRIIRDSSLNETLSTIRITTHTINKDSVQIAIADNGLGMSPEVQQRIFDPFFTTKPIGKGTGMGMSISYQIVTERHHGKIYCVSQPGKGTEFFIEIPIH
- a CDS encoding transporter substrate-binding domain-containing protein, whose product is MSIRRRFILQAGTSFLLTASIQGCIQNSASTSTLKISNTLLKQIKKRGYLLVATEEDYPPFEFLLNGKPTGFDNVLLTRLRQEVPFEIRQEIVPWQKILPGILAEKYDVALTAAGITDERAKLVSFTTPIAESTIAYLKRKDDTSIQKIQSLSGKTLGVKQGGISLAAIPDLVAELKKQGGTLGAVKQYRSYAEAYQDLIDKTIDVVLNNIVSLSVLVDEKPAIFELGKRVSRKSYAAWAVKRGNQELLDVLNQFLLRQREQGELEKLQEYWFKMTFDNLPQQPLLPGDRPIQNLNS